Proteins encoded in a region of the Scyliorhinus canicula chromosome 2, sScyCan1.1, whole genome shotgun sequence genome:
- the dhrs7 gene encoding dehydrogenase/reductase SDR family member 7 isoform X1 produces MTMDLLSVLCYCLVTYVIVQFVRFLRADADFTLLWAEYFGNKPEDKLFKKVIWITGASSGIGEELAYQLAKLGASLVLSARREAELQRVKQNCLDHSKLQEKDILVLLLDLTESSSHEVATKSVIQHFGKIDILVNNAGRSQRSLFLDTNLDVYRAIMQLNFFGTVSLTKCVLPYMIKQENGQIVTVSSLAGLVAAPVSTGYASSKHAVQGFFNSLRPELASYPGIIISTVCPGLVHSNIVKNAFAEELYKVKAVTETSVQTCKMSTARCVRLMLVGMANELKELWISEQPILLYVYLWQYAPTLAWLVANKISVKRIKNVKSGLVSYSSWMRRKCLNFAARSLLMLHYSES; encoded by the exons GACAATGGATCTCTTGTCAGTGTTGTGTTACTGTCTGGTGACTTATGTGATTGTGCAGTTTGTTCGCTTCTTGAGGGCTGATGCAGATTTTACTTTGTTGTGGGCTGAATACTTTGGAAACAAGCCAG AAGACAAACTCTTCAAGAAAGTAATATGGATAACAGGAGCCTCATCTGGAATTGGAGAAGAGTTAGCATATCAGCTCGCAAAATTAGGAGCTTCATTGGTGTTATCTGCTAGGAGAGAAGCTGAACTGCAACGAGTGAAACAAAACTGCCTTG ATCATAGCAAGCTACAAGAAAAGGATATTCTTGTCCTGCTACTCGACCTAACTGAAAGCAGTTCCCATGAGGTTGCAACAAAAAGCGTTATCCAGCACTTTGGTAAA ATTGACATTTTGGTCAACAATGCTGGACGTTCCCAACGCTCCCTATTCCTGGACACAAATCTTGATGTTTATAGAGCTATAATGCAACTGAACTTCTTTGGTACAGTCTCACTGACCAAGTGTGTGTTACCGTACATGATCAAACAGGAGAATGGGCAAATAGTTACTGTCAGTAGCTTGGCAGGCCTTGTCGCTGCACCTGTTTCTACAGGTTATGCAAGCAGTAAACATGCTGTTCAA GGATTTTTTAATTCCCTTCGACCAGAGCTTGCTAGTTATCCAGGCATCATAATCAGCACTGTTTGTCCAGGACTAGTCCACTCTAATATTGTGAAAAATGCTTTTGCCGAAGAGCTATATAAGGTAAAG GCTGTGACTGAAACCTCTGTGCAAACCTGCAAAATGTCCACGGCACGTTGTGTCCGACTGATGCTGGTTGGTATGGCAAATGAATTAAAGGAGCTGTGGATTTCAGAGCAGCCCATTCTACTTTATGTTTATCTTTGGCAGTATGCTCCCACCTTGGCCTGGTTGGTTGCAAACAAGATTTCTGTGAAGAGAATCAAAAACGTGAAAAGTGGGCTG
- the dhrs7 gene encoding dehydrogenase/reductase SDR family member 7 isoform X3 — MTMDLLSVLCYCLVTYVIVQFVRFLRADADFTLLWAEYFGNKPEDKLFKKVIWITGASSGIGEELAYQLAKLGASLVLSARREAELQRVKQNCLDHSKLQEKDILVLLLDLTESSSHEVATKSVIQHFGKIDILVNNAGRSQRSLFLDTNLDVYRAIMQLNFFGTVSLTKCVLPYMIKQENGQIVTVSSLAGLVAAPVSTGYASSKHAVQGFFNSLRPELASYPGIIISTVCPGLVHSNIVKNAFAEELYKVKAVTETSVQTCKMSTARCVRLMLVGMANELKELWISEQPILLYVYLWQYAPTLAWLVANKISVKRIKNVKSGLV; from the exons GACAATGGATCTCTTGTCAGTGTTGTGTTACTGTCTGGTGACTTATGTGATTGTGCAGTTTGTTCGCTTCTTGAGGGCTGATGCAGATTTTACTTTGTTGTGGGCTGAATACTTTGGAAACAAGCCAG AAGACAAACTCTTCAAGAAAGTAATATGGATAACAGGAGCCTCATCTGGAATTGGAGAAGAGTTAGCATATCAGCTCGCAAAATTAGGAGCTTCATTGGTGTTATCTGCTAGGAGAGAAGCTGAACTGCAACGAGTGAAACAAAACTGCCTTG ATCATAGCAAGCTACAAGAAAAGGATATTCTTGTCCTGCTACTCGACCTAACTGAAAGCAGTTCCCATGAGGTTGCAACAAAAAGCGTTATCCAGCACTTTGGTAAA ATTGACATTTTGGTCAACAATGCTGGACGTTCCCAACGCTCCCTATTCCTGGACACAAATCTTGATGTTTATAGAGCTATAATGCAACTGAACTTCTTTGGTACAGTCTCACTGACCAAGTGTGTGTTACCGTACATGATCAAACAGGAGAATGGGCAAATAGTTACTGTCAGTAGCTTGGCAGGCCTTGTCGCTGCACCTGTTTCTACAGGTTATGCAAGCAGTAAACATGCTGTTCAA GGATTTTTTAATTCCCTTCGACCAGAGCTTGCTAGTTATCCAGGCATCATAATCAGCACTGTTTGTCCAGGACTAGTCCACTCTAATATTGTGAAAAATGCTTTTGCCGAAGAGCTATATAAGGTAAAG GCTGTGACTGAAACCTCTGTGCAAACCTGCAAAATGTCCACGGCACGTTGTGTCCGACTGATGCTGGTTGGTATGGCAAATGAATTAAAGGAGCTGTGGATTTCAGAGCAGCCCATTCTACTTTATGTTTATCTTTGGCAGTATGCTCCCACCTTGGCCTGGTTGGTTGCAAACAAGATTTCTGTGAAGAGAATCAAAAACGTGAAAAGTGGGCTG
- the dhrs7 gene encoding dehydrogenase/reductase SDR family member 7 isoform X2 translates to MTMDLLSVLCYCLVTYVIVQFVRFLRADADFTLLWAEYFGNKPEDKLFKKVIWITGASSGIGEELAYQLAKLGASLVLSARREAELQRVKQNCLDHSKLQEKDILVLLLDLTESSSHEVATKSVIQHFGKIDILVNNAGRSQRSLFLDTNLDVYRAIMQLNFFGTVSLTKCVLPYMIKQENGQIVTVSSLAGLVAAPVSTGYASSKHAVQGFFNSLRPELASYPGIIISTVCPGLVHSNIVKNAFAEELYKVKAVTETSVQTCKMSTARCVRLMLVGMANELKELWISEQPILLYVYLWQYAPTLAWLVANKISVKRIKNVKSGLDADVSYFGEIKVKAA, encoded by the exons GACAATGGATCTCTTGTCAGTGTTGTGTTACTGTCTGGTGACTTATGTGATTGTGCAGTTTGTTCGCTTCTTGAGGGCTGATGCAGATTTTACTTTGTTGTGGGCTGAATACTTTGGAAACAAGCCAG AAGACAAACTCTTCAAGAAAGTAATATGGATAACAGGAGCCTCATCTGGAATTGGAGAAGAGTTAGCATATCAGCTCGCAAAATTAGGAGCTTCATTGGTGTTATCTGCTAGGAGAGAAGCTGAACTGCAACGAGTGAAACAAAACTGCCTTG ATCATAGCAAGCTACAAGAAAAGGATATTCTTGTCCTGCTACTCGACCTAACTGAAAGCAGTTCCCATGAGGTTGCAACAAAAAGCGTTATCCAGCACTTTGGTAAA ATTGACATTTTGGTCAACAATGCTGGACGTTCCCAACGCTCCCTATTCCTGGACACAAATCTTGATGTTTATAGAGCTATAATGCAACTGAACTTCTTTGGTACAGTCTCACTGACCAAGTGTGTGTTACCGTACATGATCAAACAGGAGAATGGGCAAATAGTTACTGTCAGTAGCTTGGCAGGCCTTGTCGCTGCACCTGTTTCTACAGGTTATGCAAGCAGTAAACATGCTGTTCAA GGATTTTTTAATTCCCTTCGACCAGAGCTTGCTAGTTATCCAGGCATCATAATCAGCACTGTTTGTCCAGGACTAGTCCACTCTAATATTGTGAAAAATGCTTTTGCCGAAGAGCTATATAAGGTAAAG GCTGTGACTGAAACCTCTGTGCAAACCTGCAAAATGTCCACGGCACGTTGTGTCCGACTGATGCTGGTTGGTATGGCAAATGAATTAAAGGAGCTGTGGATTTCAGAGCAGCCCATTCTACTTTATGTTTATCTTTGGCAGTATGCTCCCACCTTGGCCTGGTTGGTTGCAAACAAGATTTCTGTGAAGAGAATCAAAAACGTGAAAAGTGGGCTG GATGCTGATGTCTCTTACTTTGGAGAAATAAAGGTTAAAGCGGCTTGA